Sequence from the Denticeps clupeoides chromosome 20, fDenClu1.1, whole genome shotgun sequence genome:
TAAGAGTATATCCATGGCTTCCTTTCCTCAATTTCTCCTAGCAATGGTGTGGTGTGAGCGCGGCATTCAGGTGCTTCTCACAACGGTGGGTGCCTTCGCTGCCTTTGCCCTGATGACAGTGGCCATTGGCACCGACTACTGGCTGTACGCCCGCGCCTTCATCTGCAACAGCACAGCAAATTCTTCTCAGGAGGACCCCCACAACAAGGACAAGAAAGACCCAGGTGCCCTTACACACTCCGGCCTGTGGAGAATCTGCTGCTTGGAGGGTAGGTAGCAGTCAAATCATGCGGATCGGGGCTTGTTGCTTAAGGACTTCCTGAAAgtgacatgaaagtgaagtgattgtgaaacactgcagcacagcacacagtgacacaacgaaacatgtcctctgcttttaaccatcacccttactaagctgtgggcagccatgacaggcgcccggggaacagtgcgtggggacggtactttgctcagtgacacctcggcaaacttctgattacggggccaccactaCACAAATAATCACAGCACAAATGTGATGACCTCTCAGTCATGTGCGATTGCTCGATTGTTTTTCAGAACCTCTCTACATTTAAGAGGATTTCTTTCTTTGTTAGACAAGTGATGCTTTCTTGACTTCGGTAAGCAAAAAAAGtttgcatttattaattaaatcagTTAAATGAACATATTTCGTGGTTTGGCCAGGCTAATACCTCTTCTTATCTGATCCCTGTCAGGCAAGCCCATCCTGATATTGTCTTCCGAATAATTTCTTGAGGTTTCTGGCTGTGGTTTTCAACTggcctttattttaaaaagcataatcacattcatattaataaatgttcacTTGCATTATGGAATTATACAACCAACACcactagggcagtggtggtctagcagttaaggaaacggccccgtaatcagaagcctgacggttcgaatcccgatccgccaaggtgcaactgagtaaagcaccgtccccacacactgctccccgggcgcctgtcatggctgcccactactcaccaagggtgatggttaaaagcagaggacacattttgttgtgtcaccgtgtgctgtcctgcagtgtttcacaatgacaatcagttcactttcaacttcctttttatgtaaattaatttaagtTTAGCTTCAGTTTTATATTGTTCACCATTTTCACTGACTGCAGTGGCTAACATGGCTTTGATGCAGCCTTTTGCTCATTTTCTCCAGGACAAATTAGAGCAGTTAATGGGTATTAATGTGTCTAGAAAAAGAGAATATGATATGAAGATTACATTCAGGTTAGATAAGAAGGAATAAGATTGGAATCACATTCTagatttttcatttcatgtacaatttcatgtgtgtgtgtgtgtgtgtgtgtgtgtaaaatacacAGGTTTTAAGCCAAAAATAGTATGATATAATGGAATACAATAAACAATATGCTAGTGTGCATGAACTGGCCTGCTCTCTTTGAACTTTTTCTACCCCTTTATATTGAATTTCACATGCGGGGAGCGTAAGCCTGTGCTCGGCACCTTCCTCTTTGCCCGGCGCGAACAGCAATTTCACATGTAATTTCAATGCTAACAATAATGCTGTGAGTCAGCAGAGGTCAGAGGCGAAGTGTTTTTCCATTTACTGCATAATCAACCCAGATAAAAACAAAACCCTTTTTCGCCACAGATTTTGTTATGCACCATTAAAAGGAGCCAGCATAGacacaatatatttatttggtACTGAAATTGCAATTGCATTCAACCgttgtctctctccctctcttgctctctctcgcCTGCATTCAGGACTGAAGAGAGGAGTTTGCTCCCAAATCAATCATTTCCCCGAAGATGCTGATTACGATCAGGATGCTGCAGAATACCTCTTACGTGAGTGTGTGCATAAGGCTGTGCATTGCTGAATGAGTCTGGGCTTTCTGTGAAAGGCTGGTCGGCGCAATATACAAACTTATGAAATATGGATTGCGCCATTTTCATGCCCGGAGTGAAATGTTTGGCATGAAAGTGATGGCAAACATCATCTTCCTTCTGTCGTCCTCTGCTTAACTGCTGCCAGCTCTTGGTGTTTACCTTCCTCTATCTTTGCCATTTCTTTATTAGAAGCAAGTCTTAGTGCTTAGTGGCTGATTGGATTTTATTCAACCCAAATTTGAGATGATCCAATAAATCCAGTATCCATAACCAAGAGCTGTCAGTCACTCAGATCCatctgagcagaaaaaaaaattggaccaAGAACTGTTGTGCAGTCAGATCTGTCTTTATCTGTAGGTGTCGTTCGGGCCTCCAGCATCTTCCCTATTCTGAGTGCTATTCTGCTGCTGttgggaggggtgtgtgtggcaTCCAGCCGTTTCTATAAAACCAAGCGGCACATCATACTTGGTGCCGGAATCCTGTTTGTGGTGGCAGGTAGGTCGCCCTGATGAGAGCTGTAATGTATTCAGACATGACCTTATTATGctataaaatgtacaatatacTCGACTGTACTACACAATAATATATTGTGCTACTATACTCTATGCAGTATCACACGAGGGAATGTCATGTGATAGTCTTCAGGCAGCagttggtcacatgaccttgtgattaaaacataataaattgtaaaagaaaagaaaaagggatgATTTGGTAATAGGAATACTCTCAGCCAAACAACTCTGATacaatgtatattattatttaaataaaataatattctgAATTGCATGAACATAAGACAACACATtacaaaatgccattttttgcaCCATTTATCAGTATAGAGTTTTTTTGTCTAGAGCTTGATTGCAAGCTGACACAATGAACTGTTTTATATTGGGCCAATGCGGTAATATTAAATTACAGATACTGTATGTAAACAGCCAGGAACGTTTGGTGCAGCCTTTCCTTACATTATTGGGATCTGTGCTTGATCAGGGTCATGATCTTTATTGGCTTGACATTTATGACAGTACAGCTCCACACAGAGTGTCTAGATATTCCCTCTGCACCCCTCTTTGCCAAATGTTCTTCTGTACTTTTTGACACATTGCCTCCCATCATCAGGCCTCAGCAACATCATTGGCGTGATTGTGTACATATCAGCCGCACTGAGCGACATCTCACCCAAGAAGGACGAGGACAAGAAGTGGCACTACTCTTACGGCTGGTCCTTCTACTTCGGAGGCCTCTCGTTCATCCTGGCTGAGGTGGTGGGCGTGCTGGCCGTGAACATCTACATCGAGCGCAACAAAGAGCTGCGCTGTCGCTCGCGCACTGACCTCCTGCGCAGCACCACCACCGCCATGCTGCGGTTGCCGAGCTACCGCTTCCGACGCCGATCCCGGTCCAGCTCCCGCTCCACTGACCCGGCCACCCGATCACGGGACCCCTCGCCTGGCCCAGCCTCCAAGAACTTCGGCCCGCCGCTGGCTGCCGGACCCCCACCCTTCTCTGTGGCCACACTGCCTAACCCACACACGCAGCACAGCGGCGTTGGCGACATCTCCATGTACACCCTGTCACGGGACGCCAAGCTGGGTGCAGCGGGCGCGCCCCCCATGTACGGAACGGTGGACCGCGCCACCCTCTACCAGCTGCACAACTACTTCCCCACAAAagagggtggaggtggagcaggCAGCGGCGGAGGAGGGGTACTCATGACCGGAACCCTGCCCTCACTGTCCAAATCCAACCTGGCGGCATCAGCGCAGAGCGGCGCCAACGCTCCACTCAACACCCTGTCTTCCTCTGGACCCGCCTCCCAGCAGCCCCCTTCATCCACAGCCACCATGGAGCGCGACCGAGGCCTGGGCACGCTCGACAGGCTGGCCAAAGGCGACAGCTCCAACACCAACACGCTAAACAGGAGGACCACGCCCGTCTAACAGATGAGAGAAGAGGCGAAGGAGGGATCGGCGAGGAGAGGGGATATGACTCGAACGGAGACTGAGGAATTATAGCCATGGCCAGAGAAACTGGAGGTGAAGAGACgcagaggaaagagagaaggcgcttctctccctctcccttcccTCTTTTCTCTCCACCTCTGTTTTCCAATACAATGAATATGGCCACAACTAGAGCAACGTCAATGCCATTACCGAGTATGGATTCATTTTGAATTGCGCATTATGTCTGTAATAGTGATCTTTGGGTTGTTCGACTATTTCATTCCCAGTGCTTTATCATGGGTTACGTAAATGTAACTTCAATATTATCAATTTGCTGTTGTTTTCTTATTGTAGTTGTTATAACTGGACTGAATTGTACATTTTGAACAATGTTTTTGTATgggtaacctttttttttctatttttgtttCAAAAAATTAAACTGTGAAATCTTGCACGGTGACATTAAATATTATGATGTCATTCAAGTGCGGAAAAAATGAAAGAGTGTCAGTATATGTtagtaataatttatttataaatatatatatagatagatttGTGTATTATTAGAATTATGACTATGATTATGATTGCAGTTTTTAAAATCGTAAAGATactgtgttttttattgtaatcaGAAGTGTACTAGTTGTTAgaattttatatacatataatttatttattgatggtTGTACTGTTGATACAATTATAGGTTATCATATCAAATTGTGTGTTCTAATAGCCTGTGGAACAGGGCAAGAGTAGAGAAAGAATATctatgtatatttacattatggATGATGGGGGAGCAATACTTATAACTGAAAACCTCACCAGAAAAATATAGAAACATATATCTATACTGTatatgtgagaaaaaaaactttttgggaaaataaaaatattatattctaCTACAGTGTAGAGCTGATATACTGAACATTTCTGAAATGATCAGATTGATCAAACCATAAATTTAAGAAgcaatccttttttttattattattattcattttctgtCCTGGTCACACAGTGTTTAATGCTCCAACATCTTCTAGGAGGGTTGAACACCCTGTCAGGGGGGGTTTCTGCTCACATCCTTTGTGGCTCTATTGTCGGATGAATTTGCAATGCTAAACTGGGCCATGGCCCCTTGTACCTGCACATTCACTCTGGCTTCCCTGTGACCCAGACCTATTTAAGCAGGTTTAGGGAACTGATGAATACAGGGGTGGATGAATGCCTCTGGTGGTGTGCTCAAATTCATGAATGAAGCTTATGAACAGATCTTGTCGTTGTGACTTTTCAGATGAAAGAGCTTTGTCATCTGTGTTAAAGAAAGATGAGATTACTGGCCAAGGGCTGAGGGTATAAGGTTAAATGCAAGAAATAAGATCGGTTCCGTCATTATGATGACATCATTTTCCAGTAACAGGATCCTGTCTACTAAACGCTTTACTACCATGCCTTTTGAAGCCCCCTGGGTTGTTCTGTCACTGCATGGCATGTAGCCGATAACTGAACTGTTAGTGTGAGGGCCCAGATGAATTCAACCTTGGCAATGGAGAACATCTTGGAGGACCAAGACTTCCTTGGTATAAAGAAGATTTCAGATAGTGACAGCTATTGCAGGATCAAGATTTTTCGTCCTACTGAGTGACATCAAGCCTTAAAGCATTGTCAAGACAAATCAGGGCAGTGAGCCACCTCCGTCTTCTCATAGTCTGGACTCCCATCGAATAAGCAACAATCTTCTACAAGTTGTTTTAGGGGTGATTTGCACCCACATGTCCAGTGAGTCAAGCAGTGTTGAACCTAATGATTATGATCCTGCTGAGGTGCTAAACTCGGCTTGGCAGATATATCTGGGAAGCGCGCCACGCTGTAGTGTGAACTCATCATTACTAAATGGTGAGATGGACTTGGTGTTCTGGGGACACTCAGGCTTTGATATGGTTTCATTGGAAATGTCTGGCAGAGGCTCAAGTATCTGTAAAAAGTACTATGTGTGAAGGGCAAAAATAAATAGGCTAAATGTATACTGCACCACTTGCTATTTGGGGCAGTTACGGCCTAACAgggaaggaagcggacctgtaattgaAGGTTATTGGTTCaagtcccgaaccaccaaggtgccaatgatCAGGtagtaccgcccccacacactgctccccgagtgcctgtcaaggctgcccactgctccccaagggtgatggttaaaagcagaggacacatttcattgtgccaccatgtgctgtgctgcagtgtttcacaatgacaatcacttcactttcagcatcTTCACTGTAGCCCTAACCCTGTAGATTCTCTCCATATATCAAAACATTCACTGCACTAAGATTCTAGACTTTCTAGTGAATTCTTTAGGACCAGGGGTTCTTTGTGTGACCATTACACACGAATACAAAAATTAGATAAAAACAATATCATTGTTTGTAACAgtgcacattttaaaataaagtttccACACTCCAAAATGTCAAAAGACTAAAATGTCCaaataaagaacacattttttaaaagagaatTATAAAATCTAGGCCTACCACCCAATGGGTATGCTGGCAGGGACAGACTGGCCCACATTACAATAACAGGGTTAAGTGTGAAGGCTCCTTGAGACCAATTAGGATGTCTCACGGCTTCGGTTGTCTGATCCCACAGAAGAGGAACTGTCCTCAGTTCAGTTGTGAAATCTCTGTGAAAGAATAATGCTACTGCATTTGTGTAATGCCCTGCCACGATTGCCCCTGGTCAGTGTTGTCCTTCTCAGTCGCAAGTCTGAAAAATGTAGCTCTGATGGGCCATGATTCTCACCAGCCCAGAGTGTCCTTAGAACAAAGCCCAGGGAACACGCCGTGGGAACAGACAGCCTTCGACCCCCCGCCGGCTCGGCACAGATCACAACAGGGACGGCTATGAGCCACCCTGGCAGTGGATGCTGA
This genomic interval carries:
- the cacng8a gene encoding calcium channel, voltage-dependent, gamma subunit 8a, which gives rise to MEGKGRHMPPAMVWCERGIQVLLTTVGAFAAFALMTVAIGTDYWLYARAFICNSTANSSQEDPHNKDKKDPGALTHSGLWRICCLEGLKRGVCSQINHFPEDADYDQDAAEYLLRVVRASSIFPILSAILLLLGGVCVASSRFYKTKRHIILGAGILFVVAGLSNIIGVIVYISAALSDISPKKDEDKKWHYSYGWSFYFGGLSFILAEVVGVLAVNIYIERNKELRCRSRTDLLRSTTTAMLRLPSYRFRRRSRSSSRSTDPATRSRDPSPGPASKNFGPPLAAGPPPFSVATLPNPHTQHSGVGDISMYTLSRDAKLGAAGAPPMYGTVDRATLYQLHNYFPTKEGGGGAGSGGGGVLMTGTLPSLSKSNLAASAQSGANAPLNTLSSSGPASQQPPSSTATMERDRGLGTLDRLAKGDSSNTNTLNRRTTPV